One window of the Flexibacter flexilis DSM 6793 genome contains the following:
- a CDS encoding heavy-metal-associated domain-containing protein, whose amino-acid sequence MDMLLKSLAAVLVFAYFGLSACEAQTKTQSLTFKVWGNCEMCQETIEKSLDVKGVKSASWNKDTKMLTVVFNNEKIQESKLHELIAASGYDTEKAKGSDDAYGKLPDCCQYTRKK is encoded by the coding sequence ATGGATATGTTATTAAAATCTTTAGCCGCAGTATTAGTGTTCGCGTATTTTGGCCTTTCGGCTTGTGAGGCACAAACCAAAACGCAGTCTTTGACCTTTAAAGTTTGGGGGAATTGCGAAATGTGTCAGGAGACCATAGAAAAATCTTTGGACGTGAAAGGCGTGAAATCGGCCAGTTGGAACAAAGACACCAAGATGCTGACCGTAGTGTTTAACAACGAAAAGATACAAGAAAGCAAGCTTCATGAGCTAATTGCAGCCTCAGGATACGACACCGAAAAGGCGAAAGGAAGTGACGACGCTTACGGCAAATTGCCTGATTGTTGCCAGTACACAAGAAAAAAATAA
- the tuf gene encoding elongation factor Tu produces the protein MAKEQFDRSKPHVNIGTIGHVDHGKTTLTAAITKVLAEKGLAEKRDFSSIDNAPEEKERGITINTSHVEYATANRHYAHVDCPGHADYVKNMVTGAAQMDGAIIVVAATDGPMPQTREHILLARQVGVPALVVFMNKVDMVDDPELLDLVEMEVRELLSFYEYPGDDIPVIRGSALGGLNGEPKWVETIEELMAAVDSYIPIPPRLTDFPFLMPVEDVFSITGRGTVATGRIERGIINSGDPVEILGMGAENLKSTVTGVEMFRKILDRGEAGDNVGLLLRGIDKDQIRRGMVICKPGSVTPHAEFKAEVYVLSKEEGGRHTPFFNKYRPQFYMRTTDVTGEIQLPEGIEMVMPGDNITITVKLINKVAMEKGLRFAIREGGRTVGAGQVTEVLD, from the coding sequence ATGGCTAAAGAACAATTTGACCGCTCCAAGCCCCACGTTAATATTGGAACAATCGGTCACGTTGACCACGGCAAAACAACTTTGACTGCTGCCATTACTAAAGTTTTGGCAGAGAAGGGTTTAGCAGAGAAAAGAGATTTCTCGTCAATTGACAACGCTCCTGAAGAAAAAGAAAGAGGTATTACAATCAATACTTCTCACGTAGAATACGCTACTGCAAACCGCCACTACGCGCACGTTGACTGTCCAGGTCACGCTGACTATGTGAAAAACATGGTTACTGGTGCTGCTCAAATGGACGGTGCTATCATCGTAGTAGCTGCAACAGATGGTCCTATGCCACAAACTCGTGAGCACATCCTTTTGGCTCGCCAAGTAGGTGTACCTGCACTTGTTGTGTTCATGAACAAAGTGGATATGGTTGACGATCCTGAATTGCTTGACCTAGTAGAGATGGAAGTTCGCGAACTTTTGAGCTTCTACGAATATCCAGGTGATGACATTCCTGTAATCCGTGGCTCTGCTTTGGGTGGCTTGAATGGCGAACCAAAATGGGTTGAAACTATCGAAGAATTGATGGCAGCTGTAGATAGCTACATTCCAATTCCTCCACGTTTGACAGATTTCCCATTCTTGATGCCTGTTGAAGACGTGTTCTCTATCACTGGTCGTGGTACTGTAGCAACAGGTCGTATCGAACGTGGTATCATCAACTCAGGTGATCCTGTAGAGATCTTGGGTATGGGTGCTGAAAACCTTAAATCAACTGTTACGGGTGTGGAAATGTTCCGCAAAATCCTTGACAGAGGTGAAGCAGGTGACAACGTAGGTTTGTTGTTGCGTGGTATTGACAAAGACCAAATCCGTCGTGGTATGGTTATTTGTAAACCAGGTTCAGTAACTCCTCACGCTGAATTTAAGGCTGAAGTTTACGTTCTTTCTAAAGAAGAAGGTGGTCGTCATACGCCATTCTTCAACAAATACCGCCCTCAATTCTACATGCGTACAACAGACGTAACTGGCGAAATCCAATTGCCAGAAGGTATTGAGATGGTTATGCCTGGTGATAACATCACTATCACAGTGAAGTTGATCAACAAAGTAGCTATGGAAAAAGGTCTTCGTTTCGCTATCCGCGAAGGTGGTCGTACCGTAGGTGCTGGTCAGGTAACTGAAGTTCTTGACTAA
- the purS gene encoding phosphoribosylformylglycinamidine synthase subunit PurS, with protein MKFVAHIDVMPQKEILDPQGKAVQLGLHNLGVQAVSDVRIGKHITVALEAASESEANAQVEEACRKLLANLIMEDYSFRLEQV; from the coding sequence ATGAAATTCGTAGCGCACATTGACGTAATGCCACAAAAAGAAATCCTTGACCCACAGGGCAAAGCCGTACAACTTGGTTTACACAATTTAGGGGTTCAGGCTGTTTCTGATGTAAGAATTGGCAAACACATTACTGTTGCTTTGGAGGCCGCCTCTGAGTCGGAAGCCAACGCACAGGTAGAGGAAGCCTGCCGCAAATTATTGGCTAATCTTATCATGGAAGATTATTCTTTCAGATTGGAGCAAGTATAA
- the rplK gene encoding 50S ribosomal protein L11: MAKEISTYVKLQVKGGAANPSPPIGPALGSKGVNIMEFCKQFNARTQDKQGMVLPVLITVYTDKSFDFIIKTPPAPILLMEAAKLKGGSAEPNRKKVGSVTWEQVKTIAETKMPDLNAFKLESAMSMVAGTARSMGITVTGTPPWEK; this comes from the coding sequence ATGGCAAAAGAAATAAGTACCTATGTAAAGCTGCAAGTAAAAGGTGGTGCAGCAAACCCATCTCCGCCAATCGGCCCTGCGTTGGGTTCTAAAGGTGTGAATATCATGGAGTTCTGTAAGCAATTCAATGCCAGAACACAAGATAAACAAGGAATGGTTTTACCCGTATTGATTACGGTATATACTGATAAATCATTTGATTTTATCATCAAAACTCCTCCTGCTCCAATTTTGTTGATGGAAGCCGCTAAACTCAAAGGAGGTTCAGCAGAACCAAATCGTAAGAAAGTAGGCTCTGTTACTTGGGAACAAGTAAAAACAATTGCAGAAACTAAAATGCCTGACCTTAACGCCTTCAAACTTGAATCGGCAATGAGCATGGTAGCAGGTACTGCAAGAAGCATGGGTATCACAGTAACAGGTACACCTCCTTGGGAGAAATAG
- the rplL gene encoding 50S ribosomal protein L7/L12 encodes MADLKAFAEQLVNLTVKEVNELAAILKDEYGIEPAAAAPVMVAGGGAGDAAPAEKTSFDVILKSAGANKLAVVKLVKDLTGLGLKEAKELVDSAPKPLKEGAAKDEADALKKQLEEAGAEVEVK; translated from the coding sequence ATGGCAGATTTGAAAGCATTCGCAGAACAGTTAGTTAACTTGACTGTTAAAGAAGTAAATGAATTGGCAGCTATTCTTAAAGATGAATACGGTATCGAACCTGCTGCTGCTGCTCCTGTTATGGTAGCTGGTGGTGGTGCTGGTGATGCTGCTCCTGCTGAGAAAACTTCTTTCGATGTTATCTTGAAAAGCGCAGGTGCTAACAAATTAGCAGTAGTTAAATTGGTAAAAGACTTGACTGGCTTGGGCTTGAAAGAAGCTAAAGAACTAGTTGACTCTGCTCCAAAACCTTTGAAAGAAGGTGCTGCTAAAGACGAAGCAGACGCGTTGAAAAAACAATTAGAAGAAGCTGGTGCTGAAGTTGAAGTTAAGTAA
- the nusG gene encoding transcription termination/antitermination protein NusG — MSELKWYVVRAVAGQEKKAKSYLETEIMRQKLDALVPQILIPTEKVYEVRNGKKKVREKTMYAGYIIVQADITNGEVFHTIKSTPGVIGFLSTSEGANKVPVPLRLSEVQRMLGQVDEANQAEEKMESPFVVGETIKVTDGAFAGFSGTIEQVFDDRKKLSVVVKIFGRNTPMELSYVQVEKELI, encoded by the coding sequence ATGAGTGAGTTAAAGTGGTATGTAGTGCGTGCAGTAGCAGGCCAAGAAAAGAAAGCGAAGTCTTATCTTGAAACGGAGATAATGCGTCAGAAGTTAGATGCTCTTGTGCCCCAAATACTAATTCCAACAGAAAAAGTATATGAGGTGCGCAACGGAAAGAAAAAAGTTCGTGAAAAGACGATGTATGCAGGTTACATTATTGTACAGGCAGATATTACAAACGGCGAAGTTTTTCATACGATAAAAAGCACACCTGGTGTTATCGGTTTCTTAAGTACCTCTGAGGGAGCTAACAAAGTGCCAGTGCCGCTTCGTCTGTCCGAAGTACAGCGTATGTTAGGACAAGTAGATGAAGCCAATCAGGCAGAAGAAAAAATGGAATCTCCATTTGTAGTAGGAGAAACAATCAAAGTAACAGACGGCGCATTCGCTGGTTTCTCTGGCACAATCGAGCAAGTTTTCGACGACCGCAAAAAATTGAGTGTTGTGGTAAAAATCTTTGGCCGCAATACCCCAATGGAGTTGAGCTACGTTCAAGTAGAAAAAGAACTTATCTAG
- a CDS encoding lysophospholipid acyltransferase family protein: protein MMKLIARFYFWLTGWKTGQRVPKDLKKMVLIAAPHTSNWDLPIALSALYIMDVRVNFLIKKEWLKPPMGWLIKALGGIGVDRSKRTNMVEAMVQTFKEAERMIMIIPPEGTRGYVKEWKSGFYHVAQQAGVPVIMGYLDYKKKVAGVSDPFYTTGNYEADLKQIQDFYRGITPKYPELSSLYEPTEAVQK, encoded by the coding sequence ATGATGAAACTAATTGCTCGTTTTTATTTTTGGCTCACGGGCTGGAAAACTGGCCAACGCGTTCCGAAAGACCTCAAGAAAATGGTGCTAATTGCTGCGCCACATACTTCTAACTGGGATTTGCCTATCGCTTTGAGTGCGCTATACATTATGGACGTGCGCGTCAATTTCCTTATCAAAAAAGAATGGCTAAAACCGCCTATGGGCTGGCTCATCAAAGCACTTGGCGGCATTGGCGTGGACAGAAGCAAGCGTACTAACATGGTAGAAGCGATGGTACAAACCTTCAAAGAGGCCGAACGCATGATTATGATTATTCCGCCTGAAGGTACACGTGGTTATGTAAAAGAATGGAAATCAGGATTTTATCATGTGGCTCAACAGGCTGGAGTTCCCGTAATTATGGGCTATCTGGATTATAAAAAGAAAGTGGCTGGTGTAAGCGACCCTTTCTATACAACAGGCAACTACGAGGCAGATTTGAAACAAATACAGGATTTTTACAGAGGAATTACCCCAAAATATCCTGAACTCTCGTCGCTGTACGAACCAACCGAAGCCGTACAAAAATAA
- the secE gene encoding preprotein translocase subunit SecE produces the protein MSKVSTFITESIEEMKTNVTWPTFAELQKSSVLVLVASLIFALVIGSADFVIKYVMNVVYNL, from the coding sequence ATGAGCAAAGTTAGCACATTTATAACCGAATCAATCGAAGAAATGAAGACCAATGTTACTTGGCCTACATTCGCGGAGCTTCAAAAAAGTTCTGTGTTGGTGTTGGTAGCCTCGTTGATTTTCGCCTTGGTGATAGGTTCTGCCGACTTTGTGATTAAGTACGTGATGAACGTTGTTTATAATCTATAA
- the pssA gene encoding CDP-diacylglycerol--serine O-phosphatidyltransferase gives MFIFRHLPNALTSCNLFCGCVAIVLVLNGNLEAGAWLTLLAAIFDFADGMAARLLKSHSDIGKELDSLADCVTFGVLPGTILYSLLLKSTDVTWLPFAGFIISIFSALRLAKFNVDTRQTSSFLGLPTPANALFINFLPLFLLQMPDSLIAQWLGQVPVLLAITVVFSGLLVSEIPLFSLKFKSLAWQANRVAYVFLLGAVALVAVGGYLAVPAVIVWYIVWSVISGLIRW, from the coding sequence TTGTTTATTTTCAGACATTTACCCAACGCCCTGACCAGTTGCAACTTATTTTGCGGTTGCGTGGCCATTGTGTTGGTGCTAAACGGAAATTTAGAGGCTGGGGCGTGGCTTACGCTCTTGGCGGCCATTTTTGATTTTGCCGATGGCATGGCGGCTCGTCTGCTCAAAAGCCATTCGGATATTGGCAAAGAACTGGATTCGCTGGCCGATTGTGTTACGTTTGGCGTGTTGCCAGGTACGATTTTGTATTCGCTTTTGCTCAAATCTACAGACGTAACGTGGTTGCCGTTTGCGGGCTTTATCATTAGTATTTTTTCGGCTTTGCGTTTGGCCAAATTCAATGTGGACACGCGCCAGACTAGTTCGTTTCTGGGTTTGCCTACGCCTGCCAACGCTTTGTTTATCAATTTTTTGCCCTTATTTTTGCTCCAAATGCCCGACTCGCTTATAGCACAATGGCTTGGCCAAGTGCCTGTGTTGCTTGCGATTACGGTCGTTTTTTCGGGACTTTTGGTTTCTGAAATTCCATTATTTTCGCTCAAATTCAAGAGCTTGGCATGGCAAGCCAACCGCGTAGCCTATGTATTTTTGCTGGGCGCGGTGGCTTTGGTGGCCGTTGGTGGTTATTTGGCTGTGCCAGCTGTGATTGTTTGGTATATAGTTTGGTCTGTAATTAGTGGCCTTATTCGGTGGTAA
- the rplJ gene encoding 50S ribosomal protein L10, with amino-acid sequence MTREEKAVIISELSEKFASTEYFYITDASGMTVEQVNKFRKLCFDRGIEYKVVKNSLIKKALEATNQAGLDYTDFNKVALKGFSGVLFTNEAGNAPAKLLKEYYKGGVSKPVFKGASVDSTLFFGADQLDVLENIKSRQELIGDIVTILQSPAKNVVSALQSGGGKLAGILKTLSERA; translated from the coding sequence ATGACAAGAGAAGAAAAAGCAGTCATTATCAGTGAGCTAAGCGAAAAGTTCGCTTCTACTGAATACTTCTATATCACGGATGCTTCGGGTATGACCGTAGAGCAAGTGAACAAGTTCAGAAAACTTTGTTTTGACCGTGGCATAGAATACAAAGTTGTAAAAAACAGTCTGATTAAAAAGGCTTTGGAGGCAACTAACCAAGCTGGTTTGGACTATACAGATTTTAATAAAGTAGCTTTAAAAGGTTTCTCTGGTGTGTTGTTCACAAATGAGGCTGGCAACGCCCCTGCAAAGCTTTTGAAGGAATATTATAAAGGCGGTGTTTCTAAACCTGTTTTCAAAGGTGCTTCCGTAGATTCTACGCTTTTCTTTGGTGCCGACCAACTCGATGTTTTAGAAAATATCAAGTCTCGCCAAGAACTTATTGGAGATATTGTTACTATTCTTCAATCGCCTGCTAAGAATGTGGTTTCTGCCCTTCAAAGCGGTGGTGGCAAATTGGCTGGTATTCTTAAAACATTATCGGAAAGAGCCTAA
- the rplA gene encoding 50S ribosomal protein L1, producing the protein MAKLTKKQKEAAAKHDLKKEYSLTDAANVVKDISFTKFDSSVDIDIRLGVDPRKADQMVRGVAALPHGTGKTVRVLVLCTPDKEQEAREAGADHVGLDDYITKIEKGWTDIDVIITMPTVMAKVGKLGRVLGPRGLMPNPKSGTVTLEVGKAVKEVKAGKIDFKVDKTGIIHTSIGKVSFSADQLRENAQEIINVIAKLKPASAKGTYFKSIHLSSTMSSGVTVDKGTINGI; encoded by the coding sequence ATGGCTAAATTGACAAAAAAGCAAAAAGAAGCAGCCGCTAAACACGACCTTAAAAAAGAATATAGCCTTACTGATGCTGCAAACGTTGTGAAAGATATTTCTTTTACTAAGTTTGATTCGTCTGTAGATATTGATATTCGCTTAGGAGTTGACCCTCGTAAAGCAGACCAAATGGTTCGTGGCGTAGCTGCTCTCCCGCACGGTACTGGTAAAACAGTTCGTGTGTTGGTGTTGTGTACTCCTGACAAAGAACAGGAAGCTCGCGAAGCTGGTGCAGACCACGTGGGCTTAGATGATTATATTACTAAAATCGAAAAAGGTTGGACTGATATTGATGTAATCATCACTATGCCAACTGTAATGGCGAAAGTAGGTAAATTAGGTAGAGTGCTTGGACCTCGCGGTTTGATGCCAAACCCTAAATCGGGTACTGTTACCCTTGAGGTAGGTAAGGCTGTAAAAGAAGTGAAAGCTGGTAAAATAGATTTCAAAGTTGATAAAACAGGCATTATCCACACAAGCATCGGTAAAGTTTCTTTCTCTGCCGACCAATTGAGAGAAAATGCACAAGAAATTATCAACGTGATTGCTAAATTGAAGCCTGCTTCTGCTAAAGGAACATACTTCAAGTCAATACACTTGTCTAGCACAATGAGCTCAGGTGTAACCGTTGACAAAGGCACTATAAACGGCATATAA